In the genome of Rhopalosiphum padi isolate XX-2018 chromosome 1, ASM2088224v1, whole genome shotgun sequence, the window atgcataaaatgtatattttatacacagtacacactatatgaatttagtatataaaattaaaaattgtttgtagagttttgttttttacttaaattaaattgctGATTAGtaacaatataaactataatttttttaaatgttctggGGATAGGGCAGTGTAAGATTTTTGAAAAGGGGTGTTGAGTAAAAAAATGTTGGGAAACACTGCtatgaatcataataattattaataaacccCACTTCTTGTTTCGTTGTGGTAGGCAGATAGTAATTGTTAAGTAGATGTGAatacattcattttaataatgtgaTTACTGTGATGaagatacataaaataattaaaatgcccAGCTAAATGTTCTATTATAAAGcttattatgtagtattaatatttattacttatgttccctgttatttaatatagtattgtatgcACCTTGTGTTGATAACTTTGATGTTAATACAAAACAGCAAATatggataaaaaataatctgtatattatagtaaataaagaaATCTGTTACGTAAAGAGCCGTAAAGATTAACACAAAAAATcccaaacaaataaaattatagaataaacataaaataacattatacaacaaaaattatagaaCATATCATAATGTAATGAGCGGTTCTTGAGTGTTTAATTCTTGTTTCATCAATCCAAACCTCCATTCATTCCTATCTCTAAGTATAGGTCTACCAAGTTGGTTATGCAGCTCTTTGAATGTCTTCCGAAACGAAACTATATCTTTACGCTGAGGAGATTGATGACTATTGATTGGCTTATTGAAAGGATTATTACGACCTCTTGGAGGTGGCTGCGGCGATGATTGTCCACTAGATTCTTTTTTTTGTGATGTTTGGTTATTTGGTACTTGAAGAGTTACTCGAACAGGCGATTCTATATACagagatgtaaaaaaaaaacattttattaaataatgataaataatatcagtttatcaggttattttttactaaaaagtgacctattttagattttgaacggagtgatgaatgtattgattttacaatgatgtgtttatttttaatttttgtgtctgtcatcacgttttggagtagtaatagtactgctttgatttttgacctCAGCCCCTCTTTcaaaaggaaattgaatctagttggtactttggggggtcaaaagaaaaaaatgtctagtaagtttcaaaaatgtcaggaaaaaccctgaaaaagtaacggaaaaatgggaatttttacgcatgaccactttttgacaaaattgattttttgattttgctgtaactcgaaaacgaatcattgtaaatacttgaaattttcaccaaatgtttatatgtattagcattatctatttatgattaaattttcaaatattaagaatttttttaaactatttatagaccattgaaattttcaatatttctaaattttttttcttgaattgccgataaaaaaatttggctttcctaaaaatctttaaattttaatacaaaattattataagttgcttttattgtagtaaaaaaaatcaaaaatcgttagttacaatttttgtttgcattaaaagttcaaatgtttatgaaatatgtaaggaattttgaagttgaaaattcataaaatttttgtaatttatatctaaggttaaaaactCAATACAtggttctccataactttttcttcaaataactgtaaaaaaaaattccagcatcaatataaaaaaaaatttataaacgtatgaaattaattttttaacgaaatcgagtaaaataacgatatattataatttaaatataagtaataatataatatatcctactaattattctagactgacaaataatatccgttcagaatcgtttttcatttaCAATTATACCTGTCAtcgcattcaaatttaacacatccattatagtgacctactctctctctactatacagcagaacaatgcccacttgcccacctttttttatttggttataaagtaatcatacatttttaaagttatagaaAGTaagaattaaagtttaaaaattaaaattcactaAGTGAAACCCCTTAAGTCTAGCAGGCATAAACTAtgaaattagattttttataacatttaaatttaaatttcaataaattcacTAAGtgaataggtaattaaaatattttctacacgAGAATTTACTCATTATCTATAATAAGAAGTATCAACAGGATAAAAATTggttatgtacattttttcttggaattataaatatcatgaagttaataaaaataaaataacatttccttttaaaaacattattttaattcaaaattttttgctctaatattaataaaaaattacaaattaaatctattaGTTTTCTGTTTTGCTTTTTTCAGtgatcacattattattataataattaataatattaaatatttaaatttgataataacaaGGAATTTACttaatagataaatagataaGTAGTAATGgtaaccaataaataatattgaaaataatcgaAGTTTGTGGTTAAAAATTTAGAATcatgataatacaattttatgatttgaATTTTTCTGCTACTTAGGAAGTTAGGAAAACTCAGTTGTCAACTACTAttattatggaaaataatattcattccaCATTCTTTCAGTGGACAGAATAAAGAGTATTTGTACCATCACTAGAATTATTCTTAATAATGTTAaagattaatatcaataatacctTCCAGTTCTTTAAGTTGCCTTTGTAAATCAGCCACCATAAATTTCATATAATCATAACTGGCACAAGCCAATGACTTCATCCACTGTTCCATTGACTCCTGACTATCGGCTCCCAATATATAGCTTCTATTATTAGGaccatgaaaaataattttaaaactgaactGGTCATCATTTTCAGCCAACTCTGAAGAACAacagaaataataaatgcattcaaTACCAACACAGTTAATAGTAATGAATTAACACAATATACCGATACTGCATCCTTCCAATATGACAACACCGAGCGGCTCCTTATCACTTTTCCTGTCGAAATAAAAAAGCAAGTTGCCTTTAAGAACAAACCATCTTTTCTGGTAGCCTTTATTGAGTTCTCCTCGTTTGCAAAGCCATCCTTCTTTGTCCACTGGTGACGTCGATGTCGAGTACGCAGATAAATTTTTCTCGTTTATCTTCATTGGaatagtttaattttcattaatatgtaatttctgttgacatcttaaaatatatcaatatgtatcgcacaaattgtaaaatatgataaatttattaaacaaatactatttttaagttattgacATAAATAGATGATCTGGTGatctgatgataataatatcttatacctTAGTATTTGAAAGAAATACGAATTACCTACATTTATCTAATATGTAATTATGCAAGCCTTATCAGTTTATCAGTTATCATGTTAACAGTTTTATAAATCTGTGGTGATATCATctgtaatattagatatttaaatacaatataatcataatgCACAGAGTACTTACTCTATGTATacacagatatataaaaataagtatttttgtatatctgtgattgtatattattatattattattgaatattgattgtatattaattaataatttaataatttagtatttactatttgcgGTATTTACACAATTCACTATTCAGTCTATTCtattcagaatattaataaaatcattaaaattaactattatttaattgttaaaattagtcAAATGACCAAACCACCAAACGtcttaaaattactaaatgtgaagtattaatatttttttatgttcctTTTCTTCTTTATATTGTgctttattaacaaatatctccCAGTTTGGAAAATCAACAATTTTGGTCCATATTTTGCTTTTACATTTATTGCCTTTTCTATTTTAGATAGAACAATATATAAGCCACAAACGTCTGCATCTCTACGATATTTTCTTCTTTTGAActaacaataatagttttaacactgggttttatatttattgcattcaACACATTCATCTAGAGCAATTTtgcttaaaacaaaattatcataatgttGCTTAATGTTTaaaggaaaattaataaaataattaagatcatatgattaataaaataattcactcTTAAGCTTAACActgacatttattattaatgaaataagatatatttaattggAAATTAAACATGTTAATGTTATgtgttgtatagttgtataatatatgtttgtacTTTGTTTATGTAATACAATGAACTAGattctactttaaaaaaaatgatactttaaatatatacagaCTTAAGAAAGAATTAATATTGATGTCCAAttcattttagtatttatgctTAGACATATTGATATCGAAGAgcttttacttttatatattgttattacctaCGCTTAGTTAACACTGAAAAAACTTTTCCTTTTAAAGACGatctaaagttatattatatagtaaaaagaGAGAAAGTGATTATAAAAACTgtcaaaatattgtacaattttataattagtaaataataaataaataaggaatAAATGTATCAAAACGATATACttaactattgaaaataaatatttaaataaagtttcacAAATTAAGGATCTTGGCATTCTTTTCTGTAATAATTTCTTTTGTCCTACATAACAATTACAAATGTACTGTGAAAAAAGGATATACAGTTGGTTTCataacagttatataatatatattgtattactgtATCAAAATGTGTAGTAGAACGTATTTAATAACCCTTCATTGttcctttaaaataaatttgcctttgaaagattttaaaatgttgaatactCTACTTTTGAACACGATGATCAAATTTATAAAGTTCAAAGAATAGTGGCGTTGTTAGACATTTTTTTCTGGGTAGGCCttaaagttgtattattttaacataacatagctacatattttataattattatgaatatttgatGTAATACACATTACAATTTGTAGCATTAATTTGGTGATTTGGTATAAGACAAATTCATacgatataaaatacttattcttGGAGAAAAGTTGGTATGCCCAGGCCTACCCGCTGGCAACGCCACTGAAAGAACCACGGCTGAGATAATTTGTAATCTGGTAATTATAAGAAAAGGATCTAGAACATTTTGGTGGACAGGTTTCAAAGAAATTGCAGTATAATGTTTTGAATAGGTAAAAATAGCTGAATTATCAAATGACCAATTTATGCTTATATTTATCTAACCTTACAAATTCTTTTGTAGCCAGGTTAGTTTGATAGTATAACTAAAAGACACAAATATCATAAGTCAGTTTGTCAGCTGAGACcacaaatgataataaaagcacattcaaatgtttaaaagttAAACACATAATgtctattaacttaaaaaatttgtttattacttaaataatcattttctattcaaaacatttaaaaattgttttttatgtagttgaaattatgtaaataattttagttataacaaTTTCATGGCTCGGTCAATAATTCTGAAAATTTAATGgcagtacaattttttttaataaacttttcaagtgtttaaactttaaataaattgaaactaTTAGATTACAATCTTtactattaatagaaaaaaaattactaattgtgatatgaaaaataaaaaatattgttatagaaatATGGCACGAAACTGTCAAAAAATGATAACTTCTATATTAGAGttgtataaacaaaaacaatgtaatttattataaatgtatatacaaaatcACAGGAAACTCATATCAGATCGccaattatataatagataatattataatatattattatattaatttgtattacaattacatacatattacataatataacatatttattttatttttcaataaaaaatttgcctagaatttatataatatatttattgttattataatattttcagcgtgttgttatgaaaatatacatttttattcttagttgttaaatcattaatttcaaaatacatCACAGTGAAGTTAAAAAATTACAcacttagtttttaaatatacagctaatataaaaataccttataatatcatacagagAGTTAACAATAGAAAAAGGAAAGTTAACATAATTTAAGATCTAGTAATTTATCAGTCTTATCagaaaatgtaaacattatCATCTAGTAAATGTTAAGCTCATAGTTcatcttttttatatataattttacttgttTAACAAATTTCTTGTCCAAGTTCCATTTGTCTAGTCGTCCTAAATGTTGaagttttgaacatttttcaatgaattttatAACTGTCTGGTGGTTAGTctgcaaataaattaataaaatcatatattataaagtattgaagattatatttttagggTTACAACTTACAATCGGATGTTCATCATTGAACGAAATCTCCAATCTTTTAAGATTATTGCACATGATTAATGGCGGTCTTTCAAAAACTTGTGTATTCCAATAAAGGTGTCTTGAATCACTATataactgaaaattaattttaaatttcagatttgtatattaaatagtgatAAATCCCAAacaagaaattttaatttataaatccaAGTTTCATGATGGATAACTCTGATACTGAATTACACAAACtatcaataaacatttaatgaatcaatagtgAGCTAACAGTCCCTTACACCTAATTAGGTGGCTCATGATTTGTTCATAAACTAATCGAATTTTCATGAAACCCGATATATCTCCGAAACTTTTACACTATAATACCAGATTATGcactaaattattatcatttattataatatatacttgggGCAAACTAAACTGTAATGATTGACTCATatccatacataaatatattaagtgttAAACTTGACATGtgattaatagtattaaacgtCATATTGGACATTGAAGTTGCTTGATTACCACTTTTGTTTCTTCATGAaacatgaaaatatgaaattagaATTGAGAATTGCATGGAATTAAAATTCCTAGAGTTTGCTTCTACATTGAACCATAACAATACTCATCTTAAAGAACTGTCAGTGACATTTAAATTGAGGACTCATTGAAACCTATACATTTTGAACATTGATATCTGATtgcctaatattttttttcagatttaaaGTAAAAGCAATAACATTTTAGTAGCATACACTTTAATGTATAATcttccttaaaaaaatatttcatgaaagTTTGGCATCAAAACTCATTCATCGAATGTTCTGTCATATTAATTGAAAACTAGTGGTAAACatgctatattattgtattgtagttAAAcacttatatttcatataatttattctagtAGTAAAAACATACCTTGGCTTCTTCTAAGCAAGGGCTGTTTTCGAAAAACCAATTAATTGTTTCAACAGTAGGCATGTGTAATTCAATTGACTTCAGTTTGGTAAACTTTCCAACAggcatttcaaaaatatgtaaaaatcctTTAAGCACTAATAGATTTGGACAACTTGCTAAGAGTTTTGCCACATCTATATCAGCTTcctagaaataatattatccttttactaatgtataaaaaatatgcaataatagataaaattgtatgataatgttacaatataatataaacatatacaattttaatgatgTATACCTGATCAAGAATAGTGAGTTCAGATAAATTGCGACCATAGTTAAAcacaaaattgataaaatgaaaattcatcATGTAATCAAGATCAATAGTTAGTGTTTGTACACGGCCCCAAAACATTGATCCCTGTTCTGGATCAGCAAAATCTTCAGGTGTACAAACACATGACAGTCGGGTGTACAGCTTTTTTAGATATGGTAGACATTCCTTAAGTGCAGCTATTTTTTTGCCTGTCAACTGCATATCATACAATTCGGTCAACTGGAATATCTGTGGCTTGGGAGAGTTCTCCCATACAGTTACCAAAGCATCACCAATATTcctaaaaaccattaattatcaaattatttattttcgttattaaaaaaatattatggttgttATCTTTTTACCTAAAGTAGAGGAAACCGCCTAAGGCTTTTAGGCTCTTTACACATGCAATTATCATTAGTAAACTAGCATCTTCTGTATTTGTATCCTGAATTCGCAATTCTTCCAGAGTAAAACAACAGTTATTCAAAAATGACTTATTATCATACATATGGCTGAGATTTTGACATAGCATTTCGTTTGATACGTTAATTGTTTCCACATACACATCtttctaaaaacatattatccACATTAGACTCCATAATGTATGACgggttataaacaattttttttactttaaacaatAGTTGTTTGATTCCAGCTTCATCGACATTCCATGAACCAGATACatctaaatgttttaaacacAAAGCATGTTCACCGATAGTTTTCAATATTGCATTATCACAAATAAAACCGAGCTTTAGATGAACAAGTTTTGATGCCAAGCCTTCATGAAATGTTTTTTGAAGGTTATACATTGAAGCATACACTGCaggagtataattatttttacttgacaTCTGCAAAAAAATTTTAGGCAATCAGAtatcaataatgtttaaaatgcatAAGTTCCAATGTTCTCACTTGAAAGGTCACAGACAGTTCTTTGAGATGAGTATTGTTACGGTTCAATATAGAAACAAACTCTTGGAATTCTAATTCCATTCCTCCGTGGAGAAACAAAGGTGGTAATCGAGCAACTCCAATATCCAACAtggcatttaatattattaaccaaaTACTAAGTTTAACactcaatatttttatgtatggaTCTGAATCAATCATTACGCAGTTGAGTTCGCCCCAAATTTCATTATCTTTTTCTCCATTATCCCTAAATTAATATACTCTATGattaataaacgataataatacagttcaaaatctagttttataaaataatgtaaaaagctAGCTAAGAGATAATCAGGTTGcatgaaaaattgattaatttaatgattcaattattaaattgaatagacCAATCATGGGTTTCTAAATCATGTTTAAGGGACTATTAGCTcattattgattcattaaatgttaAGTAATTATTGTTCATACAACCCAGCATAAGTGTTATCCAACTCAAAacttagatttataaataaaaattccttGTTCAGTATTTATTACcacataatttattcttatcactacttattataaaagtttgataattaatttaaatattgtcttaCAGTAGATTTTTTGTATAGTCCAGGATTTTGGTTCTAGCCCAAGCATGaacattattgataaaatattctcGCGATCCATTTACatcttttttcatattgttagttatgtttaatatgtatttacaagtCTGTTCTAATGCTAAAGATTGTAGGCTTTTTATAGAATTGTATGGAGGCATAGTGATTAAAGTTTGTtacaatatctaaaataaaataaacaaaaaatatattagatcaatattttgtaatatttaacttaGATAAATAGTATTCACTAATATATAGGTGTTCCATTTGAGTTCTATACACAATTACTCTAACAACAAAATCCGAATCTTGTTaaacaatcaatataatatactttatagatttaacttatttatattaatgcaattatttaaaaaaattactgttaaataataatgaactaaCAAGACCAAactataaaaaagttattaataaacaaatcaaGTTAAAATCCTAGTTTAACTTAACAAATTAAAGCATTGattcatgttttaatatttttataatgcagAAGTTACAGAaacatataagatataattataagatCCCAATAAATCTGTTACAAATACAGaataattaggtataggtacctaaataaaaaaagaaacaattacGGTCAAAAAACAGATatctaaataaatgataaaacaaaGTTGAATATAACTTGATCAACAAAGAATAAACAGGAGACTCAGTTATTTAGTAAGAAACTAAGATattaaaatgacttaaaaaaaaatcaaaaaccaaaAGTGGCACACTACTAAGACCGTATAGACAGTTAATCCCCCAAACAATGACCTATGATgctaacattttgattttaccAAACAATGTTGACATAAAAAAACCAGCAAAAACCGTCAGAATGATagaaaaattcttgaaaaacaaattgaatCACTTACCTGTCTACAAGCATCAGTCGAATACtctttgttttgtttgttttttagttatctatatacctatccccactaataaaataatgactgtcagttaaaaatgtttaactctaACTTATAATATTCACGAGATACTCacgaaaaaataatgaaacggATTTCGATGACGCCTTCAACTTGACACTGAAATcagcatttgaattttaaattttatgcgcTGCTTCTGTTGCTAATTCGACTgaactattgtttttttattattataaactcggACGCCAGTGAATCAGCGGTGGCGGGTCGGTCGCCGTACGGGCCGGATCAAGTGTTACCTATGCACGTACTTATGTCGATAGACAAAATTCGTCTGttgtttcgatttttttttcgtttctgtCTCTCTCACATAACCTGTTCAGTGTTCACCTTTTCTCTCTACAAGTAACGTTTTACACCTATTGCACGTCCTGCTTGCTTAGATTCTGTCGTTCTTTCTTGTCCGACCAAACGGGAGGCGAaggtaaaagataaaaatattcgatGAGTGGGGATGTCATCGAGGTAATGGAGGAGGGAGATGAAAACACGATAAAGACCAAATTTCAAAACTTACGATAGCACAAGATCTATACTATGGATTCGTTATGATTTTCTCGTATACTGTCAGCCGGCTGTATAGGGTTGgacgtacaaaatattattatgtctttcGAGCGAACTTAAagactttaattaaatacatcaaaGTATCACACAGGAACTAACTAGTAACGACTGGCTAATTGGCGAATGGCGATACCGATTACCGATTACCGATTTAGctacgacgacgatgatgacaAATAGAACACGATGatgataaataatcataataattattacggtaataataaaatcacgGTCCTGTTTCGCCGACATGATAACGCGTATCATCGTGGTTTACGATAAGGTCATGTTGTTAcggaataaaatatgaaattttttattaatattttattctgtgcCTTATGCCCACCTATCATACACATACCCGTGGATGTGGAATATGAATAAtggatataataggtatactgtatacaaataACTAGACAGACAGATAG includes:
- the LOC132916941 gene encoding uncharacterized protein LOC132916941 yields the protein MPPYNSIKSLQSLALEQTCKYILNITNNMKKDVNGSREYFINNVHAWARTKILDYTKNLLDNGEKDNEIWGELNCVMIDSDPYIKILSVKLSIWLIILNAMLDIGVARLPPLFLHGGMELEFQEFVSILNRNNTHLKELSVTFQMSSKNNYTPAVYASMYNLQKTFHEGLASKLVHLKLGFICDNAILKTIGEHALCLKHLDVSGSWNVDEAGIKQLLFKKDVYVETINVSNEMLCQNLSHMYDNKSFLNNCCFTLEELRIQDTNTEDASLLMIIACVKSLKALGGFLYFRNIGDALVTVWENSPKPQIFQLTELYDMQLTGKKIAALKECLPYLKKLYTRLSCVCTPEDFADPEQGSMFWGRVQTLTIDLDYMMNFHFINFVFNYGRNLSELTILDQEADIDVAKLLASCPNLLVLKGFLHIFEMPVGKFTKLKSIELHMPTVETINWFFENSPCLEEAKLYSDSRHLYWNTQVFERPPLIMCNNLKRLEISFNDEHPITNHQTVIKFIEKCSKLQHLGRLDKWNLDKKFVKQVKLYIKKMNYELNIY
- the LOC132917788 gene encoding sesquipedalian-1-like; translation: MKINEKNLSAYSTSTSPVDKEGWLCKRGELNKGYQKRWFVLKGNLLFYFDRKSDKEPLGVVILEGCSIELAENDDQFSFKIIFHGPNNRSYILGADSQESMEQWMKSLACASYDYMKFMVADLQRQLKELEESPVRVTLQVPNNQTSQKKESSGQSSPQPPPRGRNNPFNKPINSHQSPQRKDIVSFRKTFKELHNQLGRPILRDRNEWRFGLMKQELNTQEPLITL